In a single window of the Gossypium hirsutum isolate 1008001.06 chromosome D02, Gossypium_hirsutum_v2.1, whole genome shotgun sequence genome:
- the LOC107909628 gene encoding cyclin-D1-1: MSLSCSDRFTDLLCAEDSDEVLSGESPACSSELDSQASCIEESSIDGFIEDETNFVPGFDYLARFQCQSLDASAREASVAWILKVQAYYNLQPLTAYLSVNYLDRFLYSRRLPQASGWPLQLLSTACLSLAAKMEEPLVPSLLDLQVEGAKYIFEPKTIQRMELLVLTVLDWRLRSVTPFSFIDFFACKLDPTGTFLAFLISRATDIILSNIKEASFLEYRPSSIAAAAILCAANEIPNLSLFNPEHAESWCDGLSKEKILSCYRLMQELVVDNARRKPPKMLPQLRVSIRGRMRSSDSSSSSSSSPSYKRRKLNNCLRVDDDDRNSK; encoded by the exons ATGTCGTTATCATGTTCCGATCGCTTCACGGACTTACTCTGCGCCGAGGATTCAGACGAGGTGTTATCCGGCGAGTCGCCGGCATGCTCGTCGGAGCTGGACTCTCAGGCGTCCTGCATCGAGGAGTCCAGCATCGATGGCTTTATTGAAGATGAGACAAACTTCGTCCCCGGATTTGATTACCTTGCTCGGTTTCAGTGTCAATCTCTTGACGCGTCGGCTCGAGAAGCATCGGTTGCATGGATTCTAAAG GTACAAGCATATTACAATTTGCAGCCTTTAACGGCTTATCTTTCCGTCAACTACTTGGATCGGTTTTTGTATTCCCGCCGCTTGCCG CAAGCTAGTGGGTGGCCATTGCAACTTTTATCTACTGCTTGCTTGTCGTTAGCGGCCAAGATGGAGGAACCTCTAGTTCCATCTCTTTTAGATCTTCAG GTAGAGGGTGCgaaatatatatttgaaccaAAAACAATTCAAAGAATGGAACTGCTTGTGCTAACGGTATTGGATTGGAGACTGCGATCAGTAACACCATTCAGTTTCATTGATTTCTTTGCATGCAAGCTCGATCCAACAGGAACTTTTCTCGCCTTTTTGATTTCAAGGGCGACCGATATTATTTTATCCAATATCAAAG AGGCGAGCTTTCTAGAGTATCGGCCATCAAGCATTGCTGCTGCAGCGATACTTTGTGCAGCCAATGAGATACCAAACTTATCTCTTTTTAATCCTGAACATGCTGAGTCATGGTGCGATGGACTGAGCAAG GAGAAAATCCTTAGCTGCTACAGGTTAATGCAAGAGCTTGTGGTTGACAATGCCAGGAGGAAACCACCCAAGATGTTACCTCAGCTTCGAGTATCAATCCGAGGCAGAATGAGGTCCAGTGACTCATCTtcctcatcttcttcatcacctTCATACAAAAGGAGAAAATTAAATAACTGCTTGAGGGTGGATGATGATGACAGAAACTCCAAGTAA